The Triticum aestivum cultivar Chinese Spring chromosome 3A, IWGSC CS RefSeq v2.1, whole genome shotgun sequence genome includes a region encoding these proteins:
- the LOC123062219 gene encoding cytokinin dehydrogenase 5, which translates to MARCLVFMVFQIYCLISTVGLPLEPAELLQLGGDVGGGRLSTDPADVLEASRDFGGFTRGEPLAVYHPSGADDVAALVRAAYGSARDIRVSARGHGHSISGQAQVPGGVVVDMSLGGKAPSRALPVYSPELGGHYVDVWGGELWIDVLNWTLSHGGLAPRSWTDYLYLSVGGTLSNAGISGQAFHHGPQISNVYELDVVTGKGEAVTCSEAKNPELFFGALGGLGQLGIITRARIALEPAPRKVRWIRALYSTFTEFTADQERLISQHGGGRRFDYVEGFVVAAEGLINNWRSSFFSPQNPVKLSSLKHHTGVLYCLEVTKNYDDSTAATVDQEVDALLGDLSFLPGTVFTTDLPYVDFLDRVHTAELKLRGKGMWEVPHPWLNLFVPASRIADFDRGVFRGILGSRTSGGPILIYPMNKHKWDPRSSVVTPDEEVFYLVAFLRSALPGGAQSLEALARQNRQILDFCAEAGIGARQYLPNHKSQPEWEAHFEEKRWARFAGLKAQFDPRAMLATGQGIFFPPPALLSDF; encoded by the exons ATGGCGCGGTGCTTGGTCTTCATGGTGTTCCAGATATACTGCCTCATCTCGACCGTGGGCCTGCCGCTGGAGCCCGCGGAGCTGCTGCAGCTgggcggcgacgtgggcggcggcCGCCTCAGCACCGACCCGGCCGACGTCCTGGAGGCGTCCCGCGACTTCGGCGGGTTCACCCGGGGCGAGCCCTTGGCCGTGTACCATCCGAGCGGGGCGGACGACGTCGCCGCGCTGGTCCGGGCGGCGTACGGGTCTGCCCGCGACATCCGCGTGTCGGCGCGCGGCCACGGGCATTCCATCAGCGGGCAGGCGCAGGTACCCGGCGGGGTGGTGGTGGACATGAGCCTCGGGGGCAAGGCGCCGTCGCGCGCATTGCCGGTGTACTCGCCGGAGCTGGGCGGGCACTACGTGGACGTGTGGGGCGGCGAGCTGTGGATCGACGTGCTCAACTGGACGCTCTCGCACGGCGGCCTCGCACCGCGGTCGTGGACGGACTACCTCTACCTGTCCGTGGGCGGCACCCTCTCCAACGCCGGCATCAGCGGCCAGGCCTTCCACCACGGGCCCCAGATCAGCAATGTCTACGAGCTCGACGTCGTAACCG GGAAGGGCGAGGCGGTGACCTGCTCGGAGGCGAAGAACCCGGAGCTCTTCTTCGGCGCGCTGGGCGGGCTGGGGCAGCTCGGGATCATCACGCGCGCTCGCATCGCCCTCGAGCCTGCTCCCCGCAAG GTTCGCTGGATCCGGGCGCTCTACTCCACCTTCACCGAGTTCACGGCGGACCAGGAGCGGCTCATCTCCCAGCACGGCGGCGGCCGCCGGTTCGACTACGTGGAGGGTTTCGTGGTCGCCGCCGAGGGCCTCATCAACAACTGGAGGTCCTCCTTCTTCTCGCCGCAGAACCCGGTGAAGCTCAGCTCGCTCAAGCACCACACCGGCGTGCTCTACTGCCTCGAGGTCACCAAGAACTACGACGACTCAACCGCCGCCACCGTTGATCAG GAGGTTGACGCGCTGCTGGGCGACCTGAGCTTCCTCCCGGGCACGGTGTTCACGACAGACCTGCCGTACGTGGACTTCCTAGACCGGGTGCACACGGCGGAGCTGAAGCTGCGCGGCAAGGGCATGTGGGAGGTGCCGCACCCGTGGCTGAACCTGTTCGTGCCGGCGTCGCGCATCGCCGACTTCGACCGCGGCGTCTTCCGCGGCATCCTCGGCAGCCGCACCTCCGGCGGGCCCATCCTCATCTACCCCATGAACAAGCACAA GTGGGACCCGAGGAGCTCGGTGGTGACGCCGGACGAGGAGGTGTTCTACCTGGTGGCGTTCCTGCGGTCGGCGCTGCCGGGCGGGGCGCAGAGCCTGGAGGCGCTGGCGCGGCAGAACCGGCAGATCCTCGACTTCTGCGCCGAGGCCGGGATCGGGGCCAGGCAGTACCTGCCCAACCACAAGTCGCAGCCCGAGTGGGAGGCCCATTTCGAGGAGAAGAGGTGGGCGCGCTTCGCGGGCCTCAAGGCCCAGTTCGACCCGAGGGCCATGCTGGCCACCGGGCAGGGCATCTTCTTCCCGCCGCCGGCGCTCTTGTCCGATTTTTGA